A single Metarhizium brunneum chromosome 5, complete sequence DNA region contains:
- the FRK1 gene encoding Fatty acyl-CoA synthetase and RNA processing-associated kinase 1, which yields MSSAALQSAPHQPIALPSPPVPSSSRQYGSPHSSPGREPYDAHQAVASSPSSRRPPSRKTSGGGGGGGSGSPSVDQTVPRSSRHNTSAPLPQEHRPSRSERPANMPPVAPPRTSSSTQQLASGRRIHHYNDATSSSPRHNQVEGPRSGSRGDPNGYSDAPRSKRSANSHQPQDQPRPSSNADERAAEMTIPIRNNPTSSSNFVHDPNDNFIRVVSTTEDSNGRADYHSSSQDHQDAAQPPVVPMNAPADERRGGRSRHDHSRGHKGTTKFGDFILGNTIGEGEFGKVKLGWKQDSSVQVAIKLIKRDTVGGNPSRLGKIRREVTILRGVQHPNIVRLIDMIETDRYIGIILEYASGGELFDYILNHRYLKDHSARRLFSQLVSGVGYLHKKGIVHRDLKLENLLLDRNRNIIITDFGFANTFDPNDELTEDEESKLGDRDKVKRLGLDKIKPNGMRKGDLMQTSCGSPCYAAPELVVSDSLYTGRKVDVWSCGVILYAMLAGYLPFDDDPANPEGDNINLLYKYITNTPLTFPEYVTPHARDLLRRILVPNPRRRADLFEVARHSWLSEYAHVVEFITSSTTLPSDVQNATTAAQEFADAPIVTRSASVREASKHKSPSQAGVGGLAKAHAKIDQEAELAYRTPKDAKRRTVQVEYVAPTTQTQRGGDPVVSRPPVSLHRDYDDVRPTSSRDKPLPQDAPDVHGRSSQSKRPPSAHTMTSARPREVRAATDNAYMSGASTAARPQTGGSMQSAASMSLQARGSYGQPAPPAVADTNVQGRIQQPSNPDDDDAMGRTSMSVPPKFARMSGFHEVRSSEGRGHKRSSTIGDIGSKLLGRSGSVFGGRNKKKSEQQQPEKSKKYPPVSMTNAIAQGEEQTGRPSVDSKTSRRSFSLGIGKKRSGSIAGSQGSGDKKERRRFSLLPASFSLKSIGLGKEYSEPAPSEVGSYTDLPIQSGRLDPPRSVTAPGDARGSTPFFDNVQETASSSPVYHQRYASAQLDNRRPNAIPPYMQSGSPFNSGSETSVEIRRPPTEPQTRSHSHGFSDVEGYDNKRATSSRGQRGVLQKNHKRFTDAYDQDEYRGHEGSSGAAKRVMDFFRRRGKARGGDER from the exons ATGTCGTCGGCAGCCCTACAGTCAGCTCCCCATCAGCCAATCGCTCTGCCTTCGCCCCCGGTGCCTTCTTCTAGTCGTCAATACGGCTCACCACACTCTTCCCCCGGCCGGGAGCCATACGATGCTCATCAAGCTGtagcctcgtcgccctcctCGAGACGGCCCCCTTCTCGCAAGacgagcggcggcggcggcggcggcggtagcGGCTCTCCTTCTGTTGATCAAACCGTACCAAGATCAAGCCGGCACAATACTTCTGCGCCGTTACCACAGGAGCATCGTCCCTCCCGGTCCGAACGCCCGGCCAACATGCCTCCAGTCGCTCCTCCTCGGACGTCTTCTTCCACTCAGCAACTTGCGAGTGGCCGAAGAATTCACCATTACAACGACGCGACCAGCAGCTCCCCACGTCACAATCAGGTGGAAGGGCCACGGAGTGGCTCGCGTGGTGACCCAAATGGCTACTCGGATGCCCcgaggagcaagagaagCGCCAATTCCCACCAGCCTCAGGACCAGCCTCGCCCTTCCAGTAATGCAGATGAGAGAGCCGCGGAAATGACAATACCCATCCGCAACAACCCGACGTCGAGCTCGAACTTCGTACACGATCCTAATGACAACTTCATCCGGGTAGTTTCCACTACGGAGGACTCGAATGGCCGGGCAGACTACCACTCCTCGTCGCAAGATCATCAGGATGCTGCACAGCCACCTGTTGTACCTATGAATGCTCCAGCCGACGAACGTCGTGGCGGCCGCAGCCGGCATGACCATAGTCGCGGCCATAAAGGAACCACCAAATTCGGAGACTTCATTCTGGGGAACACAATTGGTGAGGGTGAATTCGGCAAGGTGAAGTTGGGCTGGAAGCAAGATAGCAGCGTACAG GTTGCcattaaattaataaagagAGACACTGTTGGTGGTAACCCTTCACGACTGGGCAAAATCCGACGCGAAGTCACAATTCTGCGAGGCGTGCAGCACCCTAATATCGTTCGATTAATAGACATGATAGAGACCGATAGATACATCGGAATCATCCTCGAGTATGCTTCTGGTGGCGAACTTTTTGATTATATTCTGAATCACCGATATCTCAAAGACCACTCAGCGCGCCGCTTATTTTCACAACTAGTTTCTGGAGTTGGCTACTTGCACAAGAAGGGCATCGTTCACAGAGATCTGAAGTTGGAGAACCTGCTGTTGGACCGTAACCGAAACATCATTATTACCGATTTTGGCTTTGCCAACACTTTTGATCCCAACGACGAGCTCACAGAGGATGAAGAGTCTAAGTTGGGAGACCGGGATAAAGTGAAGAGACTGGGTCTGGATAAAATCAAACCCAATGGTATGAGAAAAGGCGACCTCATGCAGACAAGCTGCGGAAGTCCATGCTACGCTGCGCCCGAGCTCGTAGTCAGCGACTCCCTCTATACCGGCCGAAAAGTTGACGTCTGGAGTTGCGGTGTCATTTTG TACGCCATGTTAGCAGGCTATTTGCCATTCGATGACGACCCTGCGAATCCTGAAGGCGACAACATTAACCTGCTCTACAaatatataactaatacCCCTCTCACATTCCCCGAATATGTCACACCGCACGCACGAGATCTACTGCGTCGAATTCTAGTTCCAAACCCCCGAAGGCGAGCCGATTTATTCGAGGTCGCTCGCCATAGCTGGCTGAGCGAATATGCGCATGTTGTCGAGTTCATTACCAGCTCCACCACGCTGCCCTCGGACGTCCAGAATGCGACCACGGCAGCCCAGGAGTTTGCCGATGCTCCTATAGTGACGAGGAGCGCCTCTGTACGTGAGGCGTCGAAACACAAGTCTCCCTCGCAGGCTGGTGTTGGCGGTCTTGCCAAGGCACATGCAAAAATTGACCAGGAGGCTGAGCTGGCCTATCGCACACCCAAAGATGCTAAACGCCGAACTGTTCAGGTCGAATATGTGGCACCGACGACGCAAACACAACGTGGAGGTGACCCCGTTGTCTCCCGGCCGCCAGTGTCGCTTCACCGGGACTACGACGACGTCCGCCCAACTTCTTCACGAGACAAACCCCTGCCTCAGGATGCTCCAGATGTACATGGCAGATCATCTCAATCTAAGCGACCGCCAAGTGCTCATACCATGACTTCAGCACGTCCGCGTGAGGTTCGTGCCGCGACGGACAACGCCTACATGTCTGGAGCTTCGACTGCAGCCAGACCTCAGACTGGAGGCTCTATGCAATCAGCTGCCTCAATGAGCCTGCAAGCACGAGGCAGCTATGGACAGCCTGCTCCACCAGCTGTAGCAGACACTAATGTTCAAGGCCGTATACAGCAACCTTCGAatcccgacgacgacgatgccatgGGCCGAACAAGCATGAGTGTGCCGCCCAAGTTTGCTAGAATGTCTGGTTTCCACGAGGTGCGAAGTAGTGAGGGGAGAGGCCATAAGAGATCAAGCACGATAGGAGATATTGGTTCAAAGCTCCTCGGTCGTAGTGGATCCGTATTTGGCGGCCGAAATAAGAAGAAATCAGAACAGCAGCAACCTGAAAAGTCGAAGAAGTATCCGCCTGTGAGCATGACCAATGCCATAGCACAAGGAGAAGAGCAAACGGGCAGGCCGTCGGTAGATTCCAAGACGTCTCGTCGGTCATTCTCCTTGGGCATCGGCAAGAAGAGGAGCGGCAGCATCGCAGGGTCCCAAGGCTCTGGTGATAAGAAGGAAAGGCGGCGGTTCTCTCTGCTGCCGGCCTCTTTTTCATTGAAATCGATTGGCCTAGGCAAGGAGTATTCAGAGCCTGCCCCATCCGAGGTTGGATCTTATACGGACTTGCCTATTCAATCAGGCCGACTAGATCCTCCGAGAAGCGTTACCGCCCCAGGGGATGCAAGAGGAAGCACGCCCTTTTTTGACAATGTGCAAGAAACAGCTAGCTCGAGTCCCGTCTATCACCAGCGTTATGCCTCGGCGCAACTGGACAACCGTCGACCCAACGCAATTCCTCCATATATGCAATCCGGATCTCCCTTTAACAGCGGGTCCGAAACGTCAGTAGAGATCCGTCGTCCGCCTACGGAGCCGCAGACGAGATCCCACAGCCACGGCTTCTCTGACGTCGAGGGCTACGACAATAAGCGAGCCACCAGCAGCCGGGGACAGCGAGGGGTTTTGCAAAAGAATCACAAACGATTTACAGATGCCTATGACCAGGATGAATATAGGGGACATGAGGGAAGCAGTGGGGCCGCGAAGCGAGTCATGGATTTCTTTAGAAGACGAGGCAAGGCTCGAGGTGGCGATGAGAGGTGA